A stretch of DNA from Lotus japonicus ecotype B-129 chromosome 4, LjGifu_v1.2:
ACATTAGATTTCAATATATACACAGGACTTTCTGTTTCTCTTATAAAAATTATCATTAACAGCCAAGTACCATTAAAAAGAGAACTAACCGGTTCATGATCTTTCACCCAAACAGGTAAAGGCCTATTAACATCTTCGGAATCAAAGGGATCGCCATAGAAGAAGTCAGGAACCACCACAAAATACCTAGCTGCTGCAACCTTGTCTGCAAGCTTCCTTTACAACAAACTATATTACTTAATAGGGGAAAAGTTACATTTAGCATCATAAAAAGAGAGAGTAGACAAAGAGAGCAGATGAGTTGGATGAAATTAACAGCCAAATCTGTTGGAGTATTGTTTACCACAATTGATTatgaaaccaaaatcaattatggggagaaGCTTTTGCGAGTAGTTTCggagtttcagaattgatttggaTGAAAGTGAAACtttatcaaatataaacatatatCTAGCAATGATCTAACAAGATATCGATAGGCACATTAATCTGAATTTGTGCTGAATTAAGCCAAAACAACTTGCTCGAACAAATAACCATGCAGATGATCAAAATTTTGTAAGTTATACTTATACAGAAAGCAAACATGAGAAAGAGCCATACCTTAAGACTGGCGCTTCATATCCTACAAGACAAATTAAATCAAGCATGTAAAGTTAAACGAAGATGACTAATGTCTAAATTTTTTACACCGTAAGTGCATAGTAATTAAACTTAATTAAGTATACCAAAAATATCAGAAACAAAGAGAATAGCTCTGTTGGAGTGAGGGGAGCCAGTGAGGTAAGAATCAAGGCCACCAAATTTCTGAACATGGCCTTCTCCACTACAAGGGTCCAGTTTTGGTGGATTTGAGCAACATGCTAAGCCTAAGCCTAACCTTGACATTTCCTCTTTTCTCTTACTTTTACTCTTTTGCTTGCTTTGCTTCCCTCCACCAATCTCACTCAATTCAGCTTTTCCATTTATAAAGTTCATTTAAGACTTTGAATATTTCAACCTTGTACTTTTCTATTCAGTTTTTCTTAATCTCGCTATCTGTCTGTTGTTTAGTATTCTTAAATTTGTTCAGAGGTTTGTGACGTGTTAACTTTTGGTGAGTTCAATTCCAGGTCGTGACTTTTTTCACCACCAATCAgaggttttatttatttattcttgtaTGGAGTTTATTCACTTCATCTCTATACTTTCATCTGTGTAGATTATTTTCTCACAATTGcaggttaattttttttgaaaaaatgtaCAGATTTTATAAAGTGAAGGAAATAcaattttctcttttaatttaaCATACAATTTTCTCTTTCCTTCCCTGTCATGACAGATATGAGATAGCATTGTAGAAAATTACATTATTTATGACTTATGAGTAATATTCAAATATTATTTACTGGCGGCAAACATAAATCATGTTTACTTTTCAATGAAAAGTTTAGGCCTTCGTTTTTTCATTATGTTATATGATTATTATTCATTTTAAGATTAAGACTGCTCAATTATTTCCTTACTAAACTTGACAATTTTGTTTTTGCTTGCagttagaagaagaagaatataaTTGTTAAACAAGGGTGTACGAGATTAAGTAAAACATATGATTATAATTGTTAATCAAattattgaaattgaaatttcaaCAACTTTATAgtttattatataaatatatggCACAATTTTAACAACAAATTATTTTGAGCTTGAACCGGAGACGGTATATAAACTTGCacaatttattttaaaactcaactttttattagaacaaATTATGCAACAAGAACTTAATTTACAAACGGGCCCTTAGTTATCTTTTTATACACCAGAATCATTCAAAGACCACAATTCCAGAATTTATACATAGACCTTAGCATTAGGCACTTGGACAAACTCACCCTTGGCGGGGAATAACTAGAGTTTAAAAACAAAGCTTCTTCAATCCAATCCATTCAAACAAAGTGAATGATAACAGAACTTTGAAGATTATTTTACATACGAGGCGAAGCTGAAGATGTATTTACCACAGTCCTCGAAAATATGACCCAGAAATTGGAAAAGCAAAGTTATGAACAATCTCAGACAAACAAGCTCTTATTAGAAAAGAGGCAATAGAAGTTCTTCTTCACATTCATAGAACAAGATTGATTTCTCACTTGAGATGTTTAGCAAACCAGTCCAGCATGTCCTGATGGGCTTCCTCAGCAGCCTTCACAGCTTCTGCATCTTCGATGTTGTATCTCACACTCCAACCGTGTGAGACTTTAGGAAATATTTTAACATAACTATCAACCtgctaaaaataaaaataacaattcAGAAGCCATATTAATCATTCTCAATAAGAAACAGTTATGGGTCCAGCTTTAAGGTCTGAGTTATGACGTAGACAAGAGGATGGTGACGATGAATGTTTTTCAGTAGCCAAAAACAAGACACAAAGCACAATGTGCTTggtaaaaatgaaatttaaacaGAGCTTAGCTACAGATAGATTTCTCAAATTCAACTTGTCTGAACCCATCAGAACCAAAAAATGGAAACTGATAATGAAAGAACACGTCATctttgaattaaaaataaaatcacataGTAACCAGAAAATATTATCATCATCAGAACATAAAGGTAATCTAAAATGATGGTAGATAACCagcaaaaagagaaaaaaatatctgACCCCAGGTTTAGCAGTTAAGACTTGTTCAAACTGTTTCAGAAGCTCTGGAGGAGACATTTTGTCAATCTCAGCTCCAAGTATAGCAATTGGAATATCAACACCTAAAAGTTAGACCAATAATTGACTGTTAGAATATGAACATCTTAGTCAATAGTCACTGCTTAAGAAATATGCTTAAAAATGAGAACGGAATGAATTGGTATGGAACAAACTCCAATAAAATAGAACTTATGCACAATCAATTAAATCAACAGAAGTTAAGTACACTGTTGTAATAAAAGACAACAGGCAAGGAGATTTTTTcaacacaaaaataaaatatagataCCCCTGTGTAGCAAATTATTGACCTTCAGAAAAATAGATTGCAAGCACAGTCCATAAAAAACACTATTATGGTTTGCTCATCTTTCAAACAATCGTACTTCTAGGACTCAGAAACCTTCAACATCATTTATAAAGTGAAGTGCTCAATATTTAGGCTCAGCATAAGATGTTTACGGTTTACCAAatctatttctcttttattcAATCAAATGTTCAAAATGTAATGATTATGATACAGACATACCAGAAGTATGTAGAAACAGTAAAATACACTGCAAGTCAGCATAAAGACAAATATGATTATTTAGGAAGTGACTGAGGACTGTAGTTATATTCCGAACATGCCTAATTGCCTATATCAATGGTATGACAAGAAGCTGCAACATAATTTTGGTAGTCATTCTTAGAAGATACAGTGAAGTTTTCAATAACTAAAATATGCAGACAGAAGAAATTTAAATATTGAGAATTCATACCATTGATGTCATCCAGAGAGACAAATGATGGGTGTAATTGCACAGCAGCTTGGATTAGTCTGGATTTCGCAAGTTCAACCACAACCTTAGCTGAAGGAAAGAAGAGAAAGACTACACTCTGTGAGTTTGATTGCTTAGTTGTGTTCATAATTTCAAACCATACCAGAAACTACACCTAAGTGAAGCTGAAAGTGCTATATAGTATATCAATATGCAAACAAGAGGAGGGGAAATTATAAGCACTCCGAATGAGTGGAATGAGAGGTACTTACCTCCCCAACAAAATCCAGCAGCCCCAATAGCCGACACACCTTTACTTTTTAAAGCTTCAACTATGGGTTTGGCAACTTCAAATCCTTTGTCCTATTATTGATATGAAAGAATCAGGGAATTATGAATTACAAATTACAACACACAAAAAAACCATTTTTCACTAGATGAGAATGACAATAAAAGTTTACAAATCAATGTACAATTTCTATACATTTTATGCGAGATAATCCATAGTATTTGATCCACTCATCCAAACATATATACTGATATACAGGTGGCCCACTAACATTCAAACAGCTTGTAATTGTAAAAAccaattattataaataagaacTTACCGTTCCATGATCTTTTAACCAAACAGGTAAAGGCCTGTTAGCATTCTCAGGATTATATGGGTCACCATAGAAGAAGTCAGGAACAACCACATAATATCCAGCAGCTGCAACCTTGTCTGCAAGGTTCCTTAACAACAGAGGACAAACAGTATCACTGCCCAGAGATACACTACATTTGGCaccatagagagagagagaga
This window harbors:
- the LOC130710320 gene encoding endo-1,3;1,4-beta-D-glucanase-like isoform X4, with amino-acid sequence MSGPQCCSNPPTINPTAGAGHVEKFAGLDSYLTGSPHSKLAILLVSDIYGYEAPNLRNLADKVAAAGYYVVVPDFFYGDPYNPENANRPLPVWLKDHGTDKGFEVAKPIVEALKSKGVSAIGAAGFCWGAKVVVELAKSRLIQAAVQLHPSFVSLDDINGVDIPIAILGAEIDKMSPPELLKQFEQVLTAKPGVDSYVKIFPKVSHGWSVRYNIEDAEAVKAAEEAHQDMLDWFAKHLK
- the LOC130710320 gene encoding endo-1,3;1,4-beta-D-glucanase-like isoform X3, which codes for MSGPQCCSNPPTINPTAGAGHVEKFAGLDSYLTGSPHSKLAILLVSDIYGYEAPNLRNLADKVAAAGYYVVVPDFFYGDPYNPENANRPLPVWLKDHGTDKGFEVAKPIVEALKSKGVSAIGAAGFCWGAKVVVELAKSRLIQAAVQLHPSFVSLDDINGVDIPIAILGAEIDKMSPPELLKQFEQVLTAKPGQVDSYVKIFPKVSHGWSVRYNIEDAEAVKAAEEAHQDMLDWFAKHLK
- the LOC130710320 gene encoding endo-1,3;1,4-beta-D-glucanase-like isoform X2, with translation MSGPQCCSNPPTINPTAGAGHVEKFAGLDSYLTGSPHSKLAILLVSDIYGYEAPNLSVSLGSDTVCPLLLRNLADKVAAAGYYVVVPDFFYGDPYNPENANRPLPVWLKDHGTDKGFEVAKPIVEALKSKGVSAIGAAGFCWGAKVVVELAKSRLIQAAVQLHPSFVSLDDINGVDIPIAILGAEIDKMSPPELLKQFEQVLTAKPGVDSYVKIFPKVSHGWSVRYNIEDAEAVKAAEEAHQDMLDWFAKHLK
- the LOC130710320 gene encoding endo-1,3;1,4-beta-D-glucanase-like isoform X1 — its product is MSGPQCCSNPPTINPTAGAGHVEKFAGLDSYLTGSPHSKLAILLVSDIYGYEAPNLSVSLGSDTVCPLLLRNLADKVAAAGYYVVVPDFFYGDPYNPENANRPLPVWLKDHGTDKGFEVAKPIVEALKSKGVSAIGAAGFCWGAKVVVELAKSRLIQAAVQLHPSFVSLDDINGVDIPIAILGAEIDKMSPPELLKQFEQVLTAKPGQVDSYVKIFPKVSHGWSVRYNIEDAEAVKAAEEAHQDMLDWFAKHLK